The following proteins are encoded in a genomic region of Entelurus aequoreus isolate RoL-2023_Sb linkage group LG01, RoL_Eaeq_v1.1, whole genome shotgun sequence:
- the LOC133652535 gene encoding sodium/hydrogen exchanger 2-like codes for MCASVLSVRLWVCALLLLSLCCIGGKCEIQPSEPSAATDIKPFQHDIDEPQAFPDEERARLPVFTMDYPRVQVPIEFTLWVLLASFAKIGFHIYKNITIWIPESCLLISIGLIVGAIMHSVKEEPPAVLTSDVFFLYMLPLIVLENGYFMPTRPFFENVGTVLWYAVVGTLWNSIGIGLSLYAICQIEVFGVQDINLQENLLFASIISAVDPVAVLNVFDDVGVNEQTHIVIFGEGLFNDAVTVVLYSMFSFVADMSAVESTDVLLGGARFFVVGAGGFLFGLVFGFAAAFTTRFTHNARQIEPLFVFMFSYLAYLIAELFAISSVLAIITCAITMKYYVEENVSQRSCTTIRHVVKMLATISETLIFFFLGVVTITTEHEWNWAYILFTLLFALLWRGIGILVLSQIVNPLRTIQFTFKDQFGLAYGGVRGAICFALVFTMPDSINRKNLFVTASIAVIIFTVFIQGISIRPIIEYMNIRRTNKDSSTINVEIHNRVMEHIVCGIEDLCGQWSHYYWKDKFKKFNDRFLRRILLRDNRAESSIVSLYKKLELQTAIDLLDTSVGDLSAAPSIVSLYDEKKGASRPKKKFLAADVSRMHDILAKNMYRIREKTMAYTNKSNLPENSRAREILIRRHASIRRSLRSESLREMAVQNVSKSQKYFSLPPGVDPEVAFPLRRRSHGGVSPRSSSRWLTSVRKLKTVTEAGSRAGRPAGSPEVVVVDERRPYPEKKTLVAAPRRRTFEGTPRDPEDGEESVAPPPLPAPPGWMPDNQNVRKNGAGDPLLGKLSHGSQGSGT; via the exons ATGTGTGCCTCGGTTCTGTCCGTCAGACTTTGGGTGTGCGCGCTCCTGCTTTTGTCACTCTGCTGCATTGGAGGAAAATGTGAAATTCAACCGTCGGAACCTTCAGCAGCAACCGACATCAAACCTTTTCAACATGACATCGATGAACCCCAGGCCTTCCCTGATGAGGAGCGGGCCAGACTTCCTGTGTTTACAATGGACTATCCTCGGGTACAAGTCCCCATTGAGTTCACATTGTGGGTGCTGCTGGCTTCCTTTGCCAAAATTG GTTTTCACATTTACAAAAATATCACGATCTGGATCCCGGAATCTTGTTTGCTGATTTCCATTGGCCTCATCGTCGGCGCCATCATGCACTCAGTGAAAGAGGAACCGCCAGCCGTGCTGACCTCCGATGTCTTCTTTCTCTACATGCTCCCGCTCATCGTCCTGGAAAATGGCTACTTCATGCCCACCAGGCCCTTTTTTGAGAACGTCGGCACGGTGCTGTGGTACGCAGTGGTGGGGACTCTGTGGAACAGCATTGGAATCGGGCTCTCACTCTACGCCATTTGTCAAATTGAGGTCTTTGGTGTCCAAGATATCAACCTGCAG GAGAACTTGTTGTTTGCGTCGATCATATCGGCCGTGGATCCCGTGGCGGTGCTCAACGTGTTTGACGACGTCGGCGTGAACGAGCAGACTCACATCGTCATCTTTGGCGAGGGGCTGTTCAACGACGCCGTCACCGTG GTACTCTatagcatgttttcctttgtggCGGACATGTCCGCCGTGGAATCAACCGACGTGCTTCTGGGCGGGGCCCGGTTCTTCGTGGTAGGGGCCGGGGGTTTCCTTTTCGGCCTCGTGTTTGGCTTCGCTGCAGCCTTCACCACACGTTTCACCCACAACGCCCGCCAGATCGAGCCGCTCTTCGTCTTCATGTTCAGCTACTTGGCATACCTGATCGCCGAGCTCTTCGCCATTTCCAGTGTTCTCGC GATTATTACATGTGCTATAACCATGAAGTACTATGTAGAGGAGAACGTCTCCCAGAGGTCCTGCACTACTATCCGCCACGTGGTCAAGATGTTGGCCACCATCTCAGAAACTCTTATCTTCTTCTTCCTGGGCGTCGTGACCATTACGACGGAACATGAGTGGAACTGGGCCTACATCCTGTTCACCCTCCTATTCGCCCTGCTCTGGAGAGGAATCG GCATTCTGGTTCTGTCTCAGATCGTCAACCCACTCCGGACGATCCAATTCACCTTCAAGGACCAGTTCGGTCTGGCCTACGGAGGCGTGCGCGGGGCCATCTGCTTTGCTCTGGTCTTCACCATGCCCGACAGCATCAACAGGAAGAACTTGTTTGTCACCGCTTCCATCGCCGTCATCATATTCACCGTGTTCATACAG GGGATCAGCATTCGTCCCATCATAGAATATATGAATATCAGACGGACCAACAAGGACTCAAGCACCATCAATGTAGAAATACACAACAGA GTGatggagcacattgtttgtggcATTGAGGACCTGTGTGGGCAATGGAGCCATTACTACTGGAAAGACAA GTTTAAAAAATTTAACGATCGCTTTCTGAGGCGCATCCTGCTTCGAGACAACAGGGCAGAGTCCAGTATTGTGTCTCTGTACAAAAAACTGGAGCTGCAGACAGCCATTGATTTGCTGGACACATCAGTGGGCGACCTGAGTGCGGCACCGTCCATCGTTTCCCTGTA CGACGAGAAGAAGGGAGCGTCTCGACCTAAGAAGAAGTTCCTGGCTGCAGACGTCAGTAGGATGCATGACATCCTGGCCAAGAACATGTACAGAATCAGAGAGAAG ACGATGGCTTACACCAACAAATCCAACTTGCCTGAAAATAGCCGAGCCAGGGAGATTTTAATTCGCCGACATGCGAGCATCAGACGCAGCCTGCGATCTGAGAGTTTACGTGAAATG GCCGTTCAAAATGTGTCCAAATCCCAGAAGTACTTTTCCCTGCCGCCCGGAGTCGATCCAGAGGTTGCTTTTCCTCTCAGAAGACGAAGTCATG GTGGGGTGTCGCCAAGATCCTCATCCCGCTGGTTGACCTCAGTGAGGAAGCTGAAGACCGTCACAGAAGCAGGAAGCAGAGCGGGTCGTCCTGCTGGCTCACCTGAGGTGGTTGTGGTGGACGAGCGACGCCCTTATCCGGAGAAAAAGACACTGGTTGCAGCCCCGCGGAGGCGCACCTTCGAGGGGACCCCAAGGGATCCAGAAGATGGGGAGGAATCTGTAGCTCCTCCCCCGTTACCTGCGCCTCCTGGCTGGATGCCTGACAACCAGAATGTCCGGAAGAATGGAGCTGGAGACCCGCTACTTGGGAAGTTGTCACATGGCTCGCAAGGCTCTGGGACGTGA